A window of Glycine soja cultivar W05 chromosome 13, ASM419377v2, whole genome shotgun sequence genomic DNA:
ctggcctcccaatcagtgtcaccttcctcccatgtgacactaacttcaaatcaggacgttcctgatttgaagtacaaattatacaattattaaaaaaaattaatcataacaaataaataaacaatgacaaataattaacaaattaaaatacatgtccactccacacggcatgtgcaacatgctcggcaaatgatgtgagcactgacgggtcacgtggaccaccagggaatccctctgtagcatcatcaccatctgacccctcaccacTATCAGCACCCTGTGCGTCCGCACGCATCTCAGGTGCTTCCGTAGGCTGCTCAGGGACATCATCAGTCATGTCAGCGACGTCCTTAGTCATATCACGTCCCTCcgtagtcatctgatgaacgcgtagcctacgggctgagcagtaggcctacgcctctcgggaacatcgccagcatcctcgtcagcagctctatctctgcctacaactctacctatggcacgacctaaacctcgtgttctggccatgatctgtaaatcatgtcgaacacgtatttttttcggtcaaaatatacacaattttctttataaaaaatcaactttatttataaacaaataagactaacttaaatcaaattattttcacacatacacgacctaatttaaaaaaaaaaattaaacaacttcatttatataaaaaaaaacaactaatgtaaaaaaaaattattaataaacatgcacaacttaatttttttaaaaaaattaaacaacttcatttataaaaaaaaacacaactaatataaaaataattcattactaaacatccacaacttaattttaaaaaaaaattaaacaacttcatttataaaaaaaaacacaactaatgtaaaaaaaattaattagtaaacatccagctcttaatttgaaaaaaaaaataagaaacttcatttctaaaaaaaaacacaactaaattacttagtaaacatccacaagttaatttttttttttaaaaaaaataaacaacttcatttataaaaacaaaacacaactaatataaaaataattcattactaaacatccacaacttaatttaaaaaaaaaattaaacaactaatgtaaaaaaaattatttagtaaacatccacaatttttttagtaaataaaatacttcatttataataaaataaactaattaattataaaaaattactatttttataaaacttccaaaacacacaactttaattataaaaatagacaacttcatttttaaagaaaaaacactaattttaaaaaataaacaataaacaaaaacaaacacaactacttttattaaaaaaaaattaatttacaaattaatatttagtaaaaatacacaatttaaattataaaaaaaatatgacataaaaaacccaaacttcatttttcataaaatctaaaaaacaaaataaccaaaataaataaaataattcatttaaaaaaaaaaaaaaacaatttctgtttaaaaaaattttaaaaaaaaaacacaaaaaaaaaacaaaaaaaccacttccggaagaagtggttcttccggaaacattccggaagaaggggttcttccggaaaggtcttccggaaatttgaaagttcttccggaagtgcgcgtcttccggaattcttccggatgaatcacttcttccggaaagttcccGGAAGAGGTTTTCCGGGAGTCTTCCgaaagaagtgttcttccggaagacgtttggttacttccggaagaacacttcttctgGAAACTTTCCAgaaaaggttcttccggaacttccggaaaaggttcttccggaacttccggaagaacccctaacgggtcttccggaagactcCGTCGTCAGCCATTTCCCCATTTTTTCCGGCGTCTCCTGctctcgtcttctaccctaCGGTTCCGCTAACCTAAGGTTCTTCTAACCTACCCTAAATGCTACAACTACAGTGCATAATAAAAGCAAAGGGAAGATTAGGGACACCTACCTCGAACGGAAATGGCGTCCAACCGAAAGAAGCAGCACCTGGGCTCGCGGTGAAGGAGAAGGCTCGCGGAAGAGGTAAGCAAAGGAAGAAAAGCAGAAGCAAGAAGAAGTGGCTGAGTGATTCCGGGAGAGGAGAAGaaaactatttaaatattttaaacttttttaatgaAGGGTAAAATGGTAGTTTCAATAAATtcctgggtgcaccagcaatattgctgggtgcacctagcatatcCCTCATGGGACGGGCACGAATGGATATCTTAGCACGCTGGGCCGAAACCAATTAAGCTTTTGGGTTGTCATTCCTCTTTTTATGAGCCATTTGCCAATTTGATACAAATTTCAGCAGCCAATTCACTAGACAATGGTGAAATTATTCAACTTATCTTCTTCTGTAGATGAATGACGCAAAAAGGTGAAAAATAGTAGCATCTTGGAATCTTCTGCAACAGCAATATCAGTGAGTGTGAATCTTTCTAACATGTAATTATCCTATTCATCATAACGAGTCATTTTTGCAAATAtccatcaaaatttattaaataattatatttggacactcatattttttaaacacttattaaatatttattatttttcccttCATATTACATCATTCTAGTTCACAAAAAGAATACATTACATCATactttatcatataaaatatattttttaagatatcaCATGTAATATTCAACACTTTTATTTAGTACAAAAAGAATTAACACAAAATTTCACGAATTAAAATCTAATGGTTCAAAggagataataaaataaaataatctttcgattaaaatagaatatatcTCATTGcacaatcaaattttatatactAATTATCACTAGTCCTagttgaaatgaaaaaaaagtaaaatatttaaattaaaataaaatataagaatatgagagccacattaaattttaaaatttttatctcaaatatattcaagtataattaaaccaaacactAATTGTCTAATAACAACTTGAGTGTTGATTAATCACCAATGTAAGGTGTTTGATGAATaactttacaaatttattaCTCCTTCCCACACCAGCCACCCCAGcagcaacaataataataacattcttCTTACTATTCCCCTCAAAACCCTCCCTGTCAAACCCATTGAAAATCTCAGGAATTGTCCCACTAAGCCTATTATTAGCCACAGAAAACTTCTTAAGCCTGTTTAAACTCCCAAACTCAGAGGGAATTGAGCCAGAAAGCTGGTTATTTGACAACACCAACTCATTCAAATAAGAACAGTTCACAATCGTAGGGGGAATATGCCCAGAAAGTTTGTTACTTGACAAATCTATTGAAACCAAAAACGGCATCCAAGTGCATATCTCACGTGGGATCTTCGAAGTAAAAGAATCTGAAGCAAGATCCAACCTTTGAATGCTCTTTCCACAGTACTTCAAAGCCTCAGGGATCTTATTACCCGAAAGCTTCGCATCTCGGAGGTCCAAACCTAAGACACGGTTCTCCCTTCGGCCCCAGCATGACACGCCCTCGAAGTCGCAGATGAAACCGGAGGTTGTGTTGTCGAACCTCCACGTGGCGAGCCGAGCCTGAGGGTCGGAGACAGTGTCCTCGATGCCCCGTAGACATCTCACGTAGTCTTCGACCTGCGACGAAGCGAAGTACACATGAAGCCCCAACAAGGTGATGAACATGAACAGAGAAGAACACAAGCTGCTCCTAGGATTCATCACCAACACAACACTAGGGTGGTGATCATAAAGCTTCGATTTTTAAGGTGGGGTTTGCAGCTAACACCGTTTGGGCGTTTGGGGGTTGATGGGTTGCAGGAAATGAGAAGCCATTGGTCTAGTCAACAacgttttcttaaaatatatgaatCCAAAGAATCCGAAAATATCTCTTTTCCAGGATGATATTAGTCTCAagatcatataattttattaaaatctattattgaaataaaatattaaatttttatgtaaaGAATTATCAACATTTTTTACTCACAAGTCAATGACACGCGCATATTTATCTTATTAAAgagataaaattgtaaaattagtCCTTAATTTTATCTCCAATTACATATTTTcttcccctataatttaattcataaatttggTCTCCCACTTTTATAAATTCCTGCAAAATTGGTCTTTGAAGTCCGatttggacgttgaccgttaacctCAGGCGTTGACGACCACGTATCAATGCCACGTCAATGTCTGAGTGATTTCTTATAAATgcttcattttttgtaggtaaaattgcacttttggtctcccaattttactccaatttcgattttggtccccctataatttaattcacacatttaGTCCCTCAGTCTTATAAATCCCTTTATAAATTGTTCCTGCAAAATTGGTCTTTTGAATGGTTTAGCCATTGGTGCTAGAGACATGATAGGTCTTGATAAATCTCGCACTTCTTTTTCATCGCAAGTTTTTCACTCACTTGAAATCCAGAGAAAAATCACTATTTGTCTCTCTTCTACTTTCGAGGTTGTTCAACTTGGAAAAGTGGCGCATGAATCCCAACTTGGGTCTGAAATTTccagatcattttttttttctttttttgctcccCTATGCGGTATTATGTGTATACGACTACTTAAGTGGCCTATGTAtgacaatgatatttttgtttgaaatttaaaatacaacttCTCCAGAAATGAAATTTGGCTGAATTTATAAAGAGATTTATAAAACTAGGGGACCAAATGtgcgaattaaattataaggggaccaaaatcaaaattggagtAAAATTGGAGGaccaaaagtataattttacctacaaaaaatgaagcCTTTACAGGGAATCACTCAAACTTTGACACGTGGCAGTCACACGTGGCATTGACACGTAGCAGTCAACGTCTGaggttaacggtcaacgtcTAACTCGAGCTTCAAGACCAATTTTGCAGAAATTTATAAAAGTGggggaccaaatttgtgaattaaat
This region includes:
- the LOC114381639 gene encoding inactive LRR receptor-like serine/threonine-protein kinase BIR2, which produces MNPRSSLCSSLFMFITLLGLHVYFASSQVEDYVRCLRGIEDTVSDPQARLATWRFDNTTSGFICDFEGVSCWGRRENRVLGLDLRDAKLSGNKIPEALKYCGKSIQRLDLASDSFTSKIPREICTWMPFLVSIDLSSNKLSGHIPPTIVNCSYLNELVLSNNQLSGSIPSEFGSLNRLKKFSVANNRLSGTIPEIFNGFDREGFEGNSKKNVIIIVAAGVAGVGRSNKFDNYMLERFTLTDIAVAEDSKMLLFFTFLRHSSTEEDKLNNFTIV